The following DNA comes from Bos indicus x Bos taurus breed Angus x Brahman F1 hybrid chromosome 5, Bos_hybrid_MaternalHap_v2.0, whole genome shotgun sequence.
ttccctCCTATTCTCAAAGCAAAcacttctgtgtttttctttttctctggtggTTGCCCCTTCCTGTGACCACTGGCCTATGCAACCAGGAAGAATAGCCAGGCCAAGAGACTCTACAAATGGGAGAGATCTAGCACCATGTAGTTCTGCCTCTGCATCTGGCAGCTCTTCCTTGGTGCATTGTCCCTGTGCTGCTGTGTTAGCCCTTGCCCCTGGAGATCCTCAGGGTCACAGAACTCTGCCCTGATCGAAAGCCTTGGAAAAAGTACAGTGATTGCATATAAATACTCTTGACTCTGAGCTGTGATTATAAACTTCCCTCTATgtattcagctgctcagtcatgtccaactctttgcagccccatggactatagcccatcaggctcctccatccatggagttttccaggcaggaatattggagcagactgccatttcctactccaggggatcttcccagtccagggattgaacctgcatctcttgcttcttctgcattagcagacagattctttacaaccaggaccacctgggaggcccctctACTCCATAATGGAGATATATGGtggtggggagaaaaggaaacctaacATAGTAATTTTAAGAACTCAGGCCTTATAAttatgtagaaagtgaaagtgaagtctcagttgtgtccaactctttgcaatcctgtggactgtagcctaccaggctcatccatccatgggattctccaggcaagaatactagagtggcttgccatttccttctccaggggatcttccctaccccgggatcaaacccaggtctcctgcattgcaggcagatactttaccctctgagccaccagggaatcccagaatTAAGTAGACTCAGGTTTAAATCCAAACTCTACCACTTAACTGCTGTGTGACCTGTAACATCTATGTCATTATAATGGTATCTGTCCTTCACAACCTGACCCTCATCTACATTTCCAGTCTTAtgtcctgccactttccttctcaTTGTCTACTCTCCTCTACCCCTAGCACTTGTGTTTATCCAGGAACTACGTGGGACCTTGTTGGTAAAATCTCTGGATCTATCTCAGATCTAATGTATTGGAAGCTGTACTTTATGAAGTAAGTGCACGTTAAAACTTAACAAGCTCTGGTCTAAGCAACTTCCTGGAACTTTGATTCCTGGAAGAAACAATGCCACACTCCAGCCTATGACTGCTGATGATATGTGAATGTTCTCTGGAAAAGTATGATATGCTTTGTAACTTGATGTGTTCTTTGAATTATTCCCAACTAAACCGTGTCTTAAATTAGAGGTCCTTGAACAACTAGCTTCCTTGGTTGCCTTCATTTCCAGCCCTTTGAAATTCATCCTGctattttctcatgtttttctgggactttcCTTCTGAATCCAGAAAAAGCCTCCTCACCAGCAAGGAGCTTAAGCAGACTCAAATCAAATGCTTGCTATATATAATAATGCTGTATAGGTACAGCACGGGGTATAGAAATTCAAAGactgtctgactctgagtgaccTTTTTATTTCATTGGAAAGATATACAGATCCAGAGTGAAATAACTTTTATGCTCCTTTGTCTATTATCACATCTTTGAATTTTTGCAGTATGGTATGTTTCTGTGATGTTGGTAGGAAGGGATTATTAAACGTTTTTCTTAGATAAGGAAGTcaggtttaaaaatattaaggatTATTAATGTCATATGGCTATTAAAGAGCTAGGATATGTATTCATATTTTCCagctccagtttttctttttaaaatattgtgccaCACTGTACCTTCTAATATCAAATTAATTTACAGTAAAGAAAAAACCATATAGGGTTACAGAAGTAATTGTGGTAATTAAGAGGAAAGACATTCTTTTACCGAAGGGGTCTAAGGAGGCTTCAGTGAAGGAGCATTTAGCAGGATTTTGAAAGACAAGCAGGATTTATCTGGACAGAGATGGGATAAGCAATCTAAGAAGAGGACAAGCAGAAAATCACAGTGTCTGTTTAAAGAATAATGATTAGACCAGTGTTCTTAGGCTGTTCTTATTTGTAATCTGGATTGTTCCAATCCAATTGAACGAGGCATCTGAACTGTGCAGGTGTGGGAACTATGTTTAGGGTAGAGGGACCTAAGGGATTTCTTACTTTGTTTCATACTCTTGCACAAAATCCACTGTGCTGAGAGCCAGGGAGATATAACTGCATACATTTTCCTGGTGGGACCTAAAAATGGGAGTTTCTCGGCCGGGTTGTGTTTTATAGACTACCACAGCCACTTGTTAAAGGCAGTGTATTACTTGCGGGTGGTTGGCAACAACTTCTCTTCCTTTGTAGGAGAATGTGGGTAGATGGTGTGCAGGACCACAGAAAAAATAGTGACCTTCAGAAAGCGGCTGAGATCAAGATCAGTGAGAAGCATAAACTTAAGACCAGGAAACAGAACCCTGGATATTATAAAGGGGATTTTTCAGGTGTGCAGAGGCTCTGAAAATCCGAATTGGTGTAAGACCTAGAAGGAAACAGCGTCTgattggttttcctttttttttttttttcaaagtgagaAAGGCCCCTCCTACCCATTGGGTCGGCCGCCCTCGTAACAGGACCTGCCTTTGTGACGTGGCCGGCAGCCGCAGTCTTATTAGCTCATACCTGGGTGAGTGAGGTTCAGAGCCAGTGGCCCCGCGGGAGTGGGAGCGGGGCCATGGCTGAAGGGGTTGAGCCCATGGACGAATCCCAAGGTACTGAAGTTAAAACCCAGCAGCCCACGGAAAGAGGCCTCGCGGGACCCCTGAGGCAGAGCTCGTGCTCCGTGCTCAAGGTGTCCCAGCTGTTGCTCCGCGCCATCGCCTCACACAAAAGGCTGACCCTGGCGGCTCTCAAGAAGGAGCTTGGAAATGCGGGCTACGAGGTGCGCAGGAAGTGCGGCCGCCTCTCGGGCGAAAGGTCCGGGTCTGAAGGGAAGGGCCTTCACCTCCGGGTGACCGGCAGCGAAGCCGCCGGCTACTTTAGGATCTGGAAGATTCCGAAGCCGAAGAGAAAGCCAGGACGCCCAAGGCTGGAGGAGGGCGGGCGCTCGCCGGGGACCCCTCTCGGGGTGCGGAACTCACGCAGGCGCTCTGCGCGCCGCACGGTGGCCAGGAAGGTGAGGAGGGGGCGCTCGAGGGCAGACTCGAGGAAGGTGAGGTCAAGGGCCAAGGACCTGGTGAGTTCCAGAaccaaggaggaagggagggccaAGAAGGAAGACATCAGGCCCAGATCCCGAAATGCGAAGAGGCCAAGCTCCAAGCCCAGGGAAGAAAAGAAGCAGGACCCGGGGAGGCCGGTGAAACGGACCGTCCAGAGGCCAACGGCGAAGACGTGCGACTCGAGGGCTACTCGCACCAAGActtctgctgaagctgaaggtgcTCGGAGTGCGACCGGGAGTCCATAGTGTGGGAGCCACGCCCCTTCCTCCAGGCACAGATGCCTTTCCCCCCATAGGCTCCAGTGAGAGCAGCCCCCCACACTCGTTGGAATGAACAAAATATATACAAGACCTTTCCACCGCATTGTGTGTGTTTCCTCTTTGCCGCACCCgaaggggaaagggtgggtgTTGAGCTGAGACGTGTAGCAGAAGCCTGTTGAATGAAGACAGAACAAGGTGTATGACATTCTGTTTCTGCTGCAGGAGCCAGGAAAATgccttttaaaaggaaagaaaacaggtaGAAGAAAGCCAGCAACTTCACGGGGTTAGAGGATGTGTTGGATTAATGTGAGACAGCCTAACAAATCTAAATTGAGTTTTGGAGAGAAGGGCAAGTAAGGAGAGAAGTAGGGGCATCACTGGGGCAAGACAATAGACAGCCTTTAGGTTAAGTGGTCCCACTAATCCAAAGTGTTCTTACTGGAAATTCCTTTTAGAAGACGACCTGTCTCCCGCAATTGATTGTAATGCGTTTGTAATTTTTGCCCTGATTTGATAATTGttttaacttagaaaaaaatgtcttataTGTTAATCCTCAATTGAGTGACTGTGTGAAAGCGCCTAGCACAAGGCTTGAGTCATGGTAGGTGCTTATCACAAGAATTATATATGAGTAGAAATGATTTGTGATAGAGCGATAATGTGCTACCACAGAAAACTATACTGCATCAGTACTTATTGAGACCAGGATCCTAGTCAAAGTGCTGCCACTCTGACCTTAACTAGTTTATTTAATCACTCATGGTCTTGggtttccttctctgtttaaaaaaatgctgGAATTAGAGTAGAATTATTTTAGGTGATCTTAAGTGTCTGTAAAATGATAAGAGGGACTTAGACATCATGGTGTgtgctttgacaaaattcattaaGGGAATTATCAGCTGAGAAAGTACTATCTCCTAGTGGGGAAACTACTAAGATATACAGAATgcatatcagaaataaaagaagatggGGAAGGCTAAGTAATGAATAGCTAGATCTTTGCTCTTCTCAAAACACATGTGCTAAGCACTATATACCAAATTGGAGCAAATACATGATTTCTTTGGGTTCTCAAAGCAGGCATAAAGCACACTATGAGAACAGTTCTCATGCCATCGGCTATGACAGGATACAGAAATGGTTCCTTGGGAAGTAAACATACGAGTTTTTTAGAGTATACCTGACCAAACTTTCCCCAGAAAATTCTGATATCTTTTATAAGGGGGCACgggatttatatttaaaacaaagttcAGTGATGCTAATATTCACTGACACCTTTAAATGAGGATCACTCCTTTAAACCTATACAATGTAACAGCAAAATGCTTGCCCTGTATTTCATCTATAGATGATCTAAACTTTGAAATCTCCCCCTGCTATAGTTTTACTATGCACTTGAATTGTAAGAGGCAGAATGAAGCAAACAATCAGAAAATAGCCACctgaaaaaaaggcaaagagaaacatTGTCTACTGAGCACAATTAGAACAGGTTAATCAAATGCCTATTTGATCACCAGATGTTATTGCCCCTTTGTAGTTGCAGGATGTTTTTACTTAAAGAACAAGATCATCTCAAATTAGAAATCCCTTTCCCCTAAATTAGGATGGGAAGGACACTGGCAACAACttgttttctatatttcctaGGAATCTTCATGCTTCTGTTTGTATTAtgatgtttttcttcatttaagcAAACGTCATTAATCACTCAGTAAACTTACCAAATTAAGtaaattttgtatataatttaCATAGCTAACAATGgtcatttcagattattttcattgATAAGGTGATTTAGTATGACTGTACTCTGATTAAATATAAGGCATGATCTTAACTCATAGGTAGGCCATCCAGATTGTTTAGGTCATGATTCTAACTGGATACTTCCATGGAGAAACTGCCAAGAATACCTCACTTCATCTTTACTGTTCATTGATGACTAAGTGTCTGCAAGATTGTGAATGTTTTGCTGAGAATAAAGATGGATAAAACATAATTCCCACTTTTTAGTGCTCACATTCTAGTGGCATATTTAGGTATTTAACTTTGGTCAGAGCAAATAGAACATCCCTGCCCTCaattctttgctttcctttttatctcaACTGCCTAGTGCAATTATGGTCAGAAAATTTTTGGTTTAGAGTTGTAATGCCATCTAACATCGAATATTCAGAGGTtgttgaaaaaacaaataaaatggccttgaaaaatatggaaaaaagtaTAATATTACTCATAAAGGAAATGTACATTAAAACAATAAGAtaacatttttaatcaaaatatttgaGAACCTACTCTGTTGGTGAGGCTGTGGGGAAACAGGCACTCATATacaatgctcagttcagttcagtcgctcagacgtgtctgactctgtgcgaccccatgaattgcagcacaccaggcctccctgtccatcaccaactcccagagtttactcaaactcatgtccatcgagtcagtgatgccatccagccatctcatcctctgtcatccccttctcctcctgcccccaatccctcccagcatcagagtcttttccaatgagtcaactcttcgcatgaggtgccaaagtactggagtttcagctttagcatcagtccttccagtgaacacccaggactgatctcctttagaatggactggttggacctccttacagtccgagggactctcaagagtcttctccaacaccacagttcagaagcatcaatttttcggctctcagccttcttcacagtccaactctgacatccatacatgaccacaggaaaaaccatagccttgactagatgaacctttgctggcaaagtaatgtctctgcttttgaatatgctatctaggttggtcataactttccttccaaggagtaagcgtcttttaatttcatggctgcaattgaaaggttgttgctgaaagaaaagatgctgggattcttggcccccggaggagaagaattcaatccggggccagagatgaggcttgatcgctcagagcttttgtatagtaaagttttattaaagtataaaggatctagagaaagcttttgacataggcatcagaagggggcagaaagagtaccccccctgctagtcttcagctggatgttatata
Coding sequences within:
- the LOC113893549 gene encoding testis-specific H1 histone-like, giving the protein MWVDGVQDHRKNSDLQKAAEIKISEKHKLKTRKQNPGYYKGDFSERPLLPIGSAALVTGPAFVTWPAAAVLLAHTWVSEVQSQWPRGSGSGAMAEGVEPMDESQGTEVKTQQPTERGLAGPLRQSSCSVLKVSQLLLRAIASHKRLTLAALKKELGNAGYEVRRKCGRLSGERSGSEGKGLHLRVTGSEAAGYFRIWKIPKPKRKPGRPRLEEGGRSPGTPLGVRNSRRRSARRTVARKVRRGRSRADSRKVRSRAKDLVSSRTKEEGRAKKEDIRPRSRNAKRPSSKPREEKKQDPGRPVKRTVQRPTAKTCDSRATRTKTSAEAEGARSATGSP